The Panulirus ornatus isolate Po-2019 chromosome 5, ASM3632096v1, whole genome shotgun sequence genome includes a window with the following:
- the LOC139747750 gene encoding uncharacterized protein isoform X1 — translation MESHQSLVLPPSSSGIELYAAQDVRSAATAGKQVMKVEKFVQEVQELYVAKSKLVRCKTGDTMSPQVIIKRLSAKAIKQHTRRHRNRLRSNSLSETDDSSASSDGTHEDEADGAVRKTSNVQTLDLHRRLPEGQAKDKIQEEFNKENVADPSQRSTFTMSFGKDVLPSDDDEDDVLDSDYSGDLPDLTDPSWESPAKLGNRKKSQSKKSHKKKHKRDEEYFKKRKDPKLWKSAKKAFEHQKKIFISSKKYEKKLKDAKDSKSSRVSNHKTGSPELGRSGVLHGSWGPTVSNQSPNPVTVGNQDTKALPVRLSIVQGVSVTPSASDSAATNSRKEKIRMLVKANMGKSLMKPLSLLVEEYSDAQAQHQVIASTKHLSREGMPLTQIISQPASGLLASSPSNLEAHSTVVPLHKGTTDMTKAEEAIDAYDSDETVTFEETHATLSNVETSSNGVLVNDNNNIVKRVSYDASVIDCAMDSKKRKRQGSESVDESCGEENKRIKQEKSEKSQATEVQGTMVIVPSTTMETLVSATPVSVSANMNVPTATSDHIPLKDQTSGSLEVTDKVSDVHAPRRTHEEEKQTQIGKQIRKEGMPTPLEGSALMLKSYIGCRVASHEKRKDGRELPLAPPAEVECAASGETNRNSDSVVKGSPNKPIKSIKEFSSILKELSNKRTHCEEKIKKIKEECDKKIEMLETEKREYEKEMEKMVSLMQNWREPSPDESETDASHGPASRNTVQDLLTAGTSHLLTADSTQNTSSESASQKPSSSASQGPLLGSTSEGSLTDLASPDTGMVELQQSKNKISLSCDVSSHKFTQGTPATAITATNLGKSTTEKLSGTGKQQNLTINVISAANINRFGNASTTSAKGSKKSRSKSKVVEAAAVSTSQTVPVSNTPPTQQVEELMNQTSRGSSHGTSTAVSSGAMLLPKSLPTTQVQSSPSLLWPPVSGTGSQICPNVVVTNLMHNVQQQPARLQLIQPVPTLYPPPPPYPEHLKTLRAVQPSLNQYYSVVQQGTLNGMPTISSVQPGSQVQQIQTQSPQLDQQHQIVSVQQQPSLQQPHQQVQHLTIQPQTQHASSHQLTQSSQQPQLQQLMQQHHQQQLLQQQHRTSKQGAVVSVGSVIQVKTPSTNEGIVTPGCNLYAPAKKITQTEQGDVHTTISQSGSKGSKTGHQSHLLVSATPAPTLGGAIARSAHPAQPPPCVVSKSVCGSNSGTEPLRTLQPTMPVTAPVNAPSMTVLEIPGQPTTTRLNASQESPIDFSGGGRSKVVASTTNLAILSQQSCFLCGEKGEILCCNSIVYCGPSCQVKDWSRHEPECSHKNS, via the exons ATGGAAA GTCATCAGTCATTggtccttcctccctcatccagTGGTATTGAATTGTATGCTGCACAGGATGTCAggtcagcagcaacagcag GGAAACAGGTTATGAAAGTGGAGAAGTTTGTACAGGAGGTGCAAGAGCTGTACGTGGCAAAGTCCAAGCTGGTTAGATGCAAGACAGGAGATACTATGTCACCACAGGTCATCATCAAGCGGCTTTCTGCTAAGGCTATTAAGCAACATACTAGACGACACAGAAA CAGGTTGAGGAGCAATTCACTGAGTGAAACAGATGATTCCTCAGCTTCATCTGATGGTACCCATGAAGATGAAGCCGATGGTGCTGTCAGAAAGACTTCAAATGTACAGACCCTTGACCTGCACAGAAGATTACCTGAGGGACAAGCTAAGGATAAGATTCAGGAAGAGTTTAACAAAGAGAATGTTGCTGACCCATCTCAAAGATCTACATTCACCATGTCATTTGGGAAAGATGTTTTGCcatcagatgatgatgaggatgatgtttTGGATTCTGACTACTCGGGTGACCTACCAGATCTTACAGATCCTTCCTGGGAAAGTCCTGCCAAGTTAGGAAATCGCAAGAAATCTCAAAGTAAAAAATCTCATAAAAAGAAGCATAAAAGAGATGAAGAATATTTCAAGAAGAGGAAAGATCCTAAACTGTGGAAAAGTGCCAAAAAAGCTTTTGAACATCAAAAGAAAATTTTCATATCATCAAAAAAGTATGAGAAGAAATTGAAAGATGCAAAAGATTCAAAATCATCAAGGGTCTCTAATCATAAAACAGGGTCACCTGAGTTAGGGCGGTCTGGGGTTCTGCACGGAAGCTGGGGTCCAACAGTATCAAACCAGTCTCCAAACCCAGTTACTGTAGGTAATCAGGACACAAAAGCTTTACCAGTGAGATTGTCtattgtccagggtgtttcggtGACTCCAAGTGCTAGTGACTCTGCTGCCACCAActccagaaaagaaaaaattcgcATGTTGGTAAAGGCTAACATGGGCAAGTCATTAATGAAGCCACTTAGCCTGTTAGTAGAGGAGTATTCAGATGCACAGGCTCAGCATCAGGTTATTGCTTCTACCAAGCACTTATCAAGAGAAGGTATGCCATTGACTCAGATCATCTCACAACCTGCAAGTGGACTCTTAGCTTCTTCTCCGAGTAATTTAGAGGCTCATTCTACTGTTGTTCCATTACATAAAGGTACAACAGATATGACTAAGGCAGAAGAAGCTATTGATGCATATGATTCTGATGAGACTGTTACTTTTGAGGAAACTCATGCAACACTTAGTAATGTGGAAACAAGTAGCAATGGTGTActtgtaaatgataataataatattgtaaaGAGAGTCAGCTATGATGCATCAGTCATAGATTGTGCCATGGATTCtaagaagaggaaaagacaagggtCAGAGAGTGTAGATGAAAGTTGTggggaagaaaataagagaatcaAACAAGAGAAGAGTGAGAAATCCCAGGCTACTGAAGTTCAGGGAACAATGGTGATCGTTCCTTCCACTACGATGGAGACCTTGGTTTCTGCAACTCCTGTCagtgtctcagctaacatgaatgTTCCCACTGCCACCAGTGATCATATTCCTCTTAAAGATCAGACTTCTGGGTCACTAGAAGTTACTGATAAGGTTTCAGATGTCCATGCTCCAAGAAGGACACACGAGGAGGAAAAACAGACACAGATAGGCAAACAGATCAGGAAAGAAGGGATGCCAACTCCTTTAGAAGGTTCAGCATTGATGCTGAAAAGCTACATTGGTTGCCGTGTTGCATCAcatgagaaaagaaaagatggaagagaacTGCCTTTAGCTCCACCAGCTGAAGTTGAATGTGCTGCCTCAGGGGAGACAAACAGAAACTCAGACTCAGTTGTAAAAGGTTCCCCCAACAAACCCATTAAGTCAATAAAGGAATTTTCAAGTATACTAAAGGAGCTGAGTAACAAGAGGACACACTGTGAggaaaagattaagaaaataaaagaagagtGTGATAAAAAGATTGAGATGTtagagacagagaagagagaatatgagaaggagatggagaagatGGTCTCTCTCATGCAAAACTGGAGAGAGCCTTCTCCAGATGAATCTGAGACAGATGCCAGCCATGGGCCAGCTTCTAGAAATACTGTCCAAGACCTGCTAACTGCAGGTACCAGCCACTTATTGACTGCTGATTCAACCCAAAACACATCTTCAGAAAGTGCCAGCCAGAAACCATCTTCCAGTGCTAGTCAAGGCCCATTATTGGGAAGTACCAGTGAAGGATCACTTACTGATTTGGCTTCCCCAGACACAG GTATGGTAGAATTACAGCAGTCCAAAAACAAGATATCACTTTCATGTGATGTCTCATCACACAAGTTCACACAAGGTACCCCAGCAACTGCCATTACAGCTACTAACTTAGGCAAAAGCACCACAGAAAAGCTGAGTGGGACAGGCAAACAGCAGAACCTGACTATCAATGTAATATCAGCTGCGAACATCAACCGCTTTGGAAATGCTAGCACAACTTCTGCCAAA GGGTCAAAAAAGTCGCGGTCAAAATCAAAAGTGGTGGAAGCAGCAGCTGTTTCAACATCTCAAACAGTTCCTGTATCAAATACTCCACCAACTCAACAAGTTGAGGAATTGATGAACCAGACCTCCAG GGGTAGCTCTCATGGGACTTCAACTGCAGTATCATCTGGTGCCATGTTACTTCCAAAAAGTTTGCCAACCACTCAGGTTCAGTCCAGCCCCTCCCTTCTTTGGCCACCAGTATCAGGTACTGGTTCACAGATTTGTCCCAATGTTGTGGTGACAAACCTTATGCATAATGTGCAGCAGCAACCTGCAAGGCTTCAGCTAATTCAGCCAGTACCCACTTtatatcctccaccaccaccatatccagaGCATCTTAAGACATTGAGGGCTGTACAACCATCTCTcaatcagtattatagtgttgttCAGCAAGGGACATTGAATGGAATGCCGACCATTTCCAGTGTGCAACCAGGATCCCAAGTGCAACAAATACAAACCCAATCACCTCAGCTTGATCAGCAGCATCAGATAGTTTCAGTACAGCAGCAACCATCTTTACAACAGCCACATCAGCAGGTTCAACAtttgaccatacaaccacaaaCACAGCATGCCAGTAGTCATCAATTAACACAGTCGTCTCAGCAACCACAGTTGCAACAACTAATGcaacaacatcaccagcagcaattGCTACAGCAGCAACATAGGACAAGCAAACAAG GTGCTGTTGTCAGTGTTGGCAGTGTAATTCAAGTGAAGACTCCGTCGACAAATGAAGGCATTGTCACTCCAGGTTGTAACTTATATGCACCTGCAAAGAAAATAACCCAAACTGAACAAGGGGATGTGCATACCACCATATCTCAATCAGGTAGTAAGGGGAGCAAGACAGGACACCAGTCTCATCTGCTGGTTAGTGCTACCCCTGCTCCCACCTTAGGTGGTGCAATTGCTCGTTCAGCTCACCCTGCTCAGCCACCACCTTGTGTAGTGTCCAagtcagtatgtggcagtaattCAGGAACAGAACCACTTAGAACACTGCAACCAACAATGCCAGTGACTGCTCCTGTAAATGCACCTTCAATGACTGTCTTAGAGATACCAGGGCAGCCTACAACAACCCGACTCAATGCTTCCCAGGAATCACCAATAGACTTTTCAGGAGGAGGCAGAAGTAAAGTTGTAGCAAGCACAACTAACTTAGCCATATTGTCACAG
- the LOC139747750 gene encoding uncharacterized protein isoform X2 gives MESHQSLVLPPSSSGIELYAAQDVRSAATAGKQVMKVEKFVQEVQELYVAKSKLVRCKTGDTMSPQVIIKRLSAKAIKQHTRRHRNRLRSNSLSETDDSSASSDGTHEDEADGAVRKTSNVQTLDLHRRLPEGQAKDKIQEEFNKENVADPSQRSTFTMSFGKDVLPSDDDEDDVLDSDYSGDLPDLTDPSWESPAKLGNRKKSQSKKSHKKKHKRDEEYFKKRKDPKLWKSAKKAFEHQKKIFISSKKYEKKLKDAKDSKSSRVSNHKTGSPELGRSGVLHGSWGPTVSNQSPNPVTVGNQDTKALPVRLSIVQGVSVTPSASDSAATNSRKEKIRMLVKANMGKSLMKPLSLLVEEYSDAQAQHQVIASTKHLSREGMPLTQIISQPASGLLASSPSNLEAHSTVVPLHKGTTDMTKAEEAIDAYDSDETVTFEETHATLSNVETSSNGVLVNDNNNIVKRVSYDASVIDCAMDSKKRKRQGSESVDESCGEENKRIKQEKSEKSQATEVQGTMVIVPSTTMETLVSATPVSVSANMNVPTATSDHIPLKDQTSGSLEVTDKVSDVHAPRRTHEEEKQTQIGKQIRKEGMPTPLEGSALMLKSYIGCRVASHEKRKDGRELPLAPPAEVECAASGETNRNSDSVVKGSPNKPIKSIKEFSSILKELSNKRTHCEEKIKKIKEECDKKIEMLETEKREYEKEMEKMVSLMQNWREPSPDESETDASHGPASRNTVQDLLTAGTSHLLTADSTQNTSSESASQKPSSSASQGPLLGSTSEGSLTDLASPDTGMVELQQSKNKISLSCDVSSHKFTQGTPATAITATNLGKSTTEKLSGTGKQQNLTINVISAANINRFGNASTTSAKGSKKSRSKSKVVEAAAVSTSQTVPVSNTPPTQQVEELMNQTSRGSSHGTSTAVSSGAMLLPKSLPTTQVQSSPSLLWPPVSGTGSQICPNVVVTNLMHNVQQQPARLQLIQPVPTLYPPPPPYPEHLKTLRAVQPSLNQYYSVVQQGTLNGMPTISSVQPGSQVQQIQTQSPQLDQQHQIVSVQQQPSLQQPHQQVQHLTIQPQTQHASSHQLTQSSQQPQLQQLMQQHHQQQLLQQQHRTSKQGAVVSVGSVIQVKTPSTNEGIVTPGCNLYAPAKKITQTEQGDVHTTISQSGSKGSKTGHQSHLLVSATPAPTLGGAIARSAHPAQPPPCVVSKSVCGSNSGTEPLRTLQPTMPVTAPVNAPSMTVLEIPGQPTTTRLNASQESPIDFSGGGRSKVVASTTNLAILSQSCFLCGEKGEILCCNSIVYCGPSCQVKDWSRHEPECSHKNS, from the exons ATGGAAA GTCATCAGTCATTggtccttcctccctcatccagTGGTATTGAATTGTATGCTGCACAGGATGTCAggtcagcagcaacagcag GGAAACAGGTTATGAAAGTGGAGAAGTTTGTACAGGAGGTGCAAGAGCTGTACGTGGCAAAGTCCAAGCTGGTTAGATGCAAGACAGGAGATACTATGTCACCACAGGTCATCATCAAGCGGCTTTCTGCTAAGGCTATTAAGCAACATACTAGACGACACAGAAA CAGGTTGAGGAGCAATTCACTGAGTGAAACAGATGATTCCTCAGCTTCATCTGATGGTACCCATGAAGATGAAGCCGATGGTGCTGTCAGAAAGACTTCAAATGTACAGACCCTTGACCTGCACAGAAGATTACCTGAGGGACAAGCTAAGGATAAGATTCAGGAAGAGTTTAACAAAGAGAATGTTGCTGACCCATCTCAAAGATCTACATTCACCATGTCATTTGGGAAAGATGTTTTGCcatcagatgatgatgaggatgatgtttTGGATTCTGACTACTCGGGTGACCTACCAGATCTTACAGATCCTTCCTGGGAAAGTCCTGCCAAGTTAGGAAATCGCAAGAAATCTCAAAGTAAAAAATCTCATAAAAAGAAGCATAAAAGAGATGAAGAATATTTCAAGAAGAGGAAAGATCCTAAACTGTGGAAAAGTGCCAAAAAAGCTTTTGAACATCAAAAGAAAATTTTCATATCATCAAAAAAGTATGAGAAGAAATTGAAAGATGCAAAAGATTCAAAATCATCAAGGGTCTCTAATCATAAAACAGGGTCACCTGAGTTAGGGCGGTCTGGGGTTCTGCACGGAAGCTGGGGTCCAACAGTATCAAACCAGTCTCCAAACCCAGTTACTGTAGGTAATCAGGACACAAAAGCTTTACCAGTGAGATTGTCtattgtccagggtgtttcggtGACTCCAAGTGCTAGTGACTCTGCTGCCACCAActccagaaaagaaaaaattcgcATGTTGGTAAAGGCTAACATGGGCAAGTCATTAATGAAGCCACTTAGCCTGTTAGTAGAGGAGTATTCAGATGCACAGGCTCAGCATCAGGTTATTGCTTCTACCAAGCACTTATCAAGAGAAGGTATGCCATTGACTCAGATCATCTCACAACCTGCAAGTGGACTCTTAGCTTCTTCTCCGAGTAATTTAGAGGCTCATTCTACTGTTGTTCCATTACATAAAGGTACAACAGATATGACTAAGGCAGAAGAAGCTATTGATGCATATGATTCTGATGAGACTGTTACTTTTGAGGAAACTCATGCAACACTTAGTAATGTGGAAACAAGTAGCAATGGTGTActtgtaaatgataataataatattgtaaaGAGAGTCAGCTATGATGCATCAGTCATAGATTGTGCCATGGATTCtaagaagaggaaaagacaagggtCAGAGAGTGTAGATGAAAGTTGTggggaagaaaataagagaatcaAACAAGAGAAGAGTGAGAAATCCCAGGCTACTGAAGTTCAGGGAACAATGGTGATCGTTCCTTCCACTACGATGGAGACCTTGGTTTCTGCAACTCCTGTCagtgtctcagctaacatgaatgTTCCCACTGCCACCAGTGATCATATTCCTCTTAAAGATCAGACTTCTGGGTCACTAGAAGTTACTGATAAGGTTTCAGATGTCCATGCTCCAAGAAGGACACACGAGGAGGAAAAACAGACACAGATAGGCAAACAGATCAGGAAAGAAGGGATGCCAACTCCTTTAGAAGGTTCAGCATTGATGCTGAAAAGCTACATTGGTTGCCGTGTTGCATCAcatgagaaaagaaaagatggaagagaacTGCCTTTAGCTCCACCAGCTGAAGTTGAATGTGCTGCCTCAGGGGAGACAAACAGAAACTCAGACTCAGTTGTAAAAGGTTCCCCCAACAAACCCATTAAGTCAATAAAGGAATTTTCAAGTATACTAAAGGAGCTGAGTAACAAGAGGACACACTGTGAggaaaagattaagaaaataaaagaagagtGTGATAAAAAGATTGAGATGTtagagacagagaagagagaatatgagaaggagatggagaagatGGTCTCTCTCATGCAAAACTGGAGAGAGCCTTCTCCAGATGAATCTGAGACAGATGCCAGCCATGGGCCAGCTTCTAGAAATACTGTCCAAGACCTGCTAACTGCAGGTACCAGCCACTTATTGACTGCTGATTCAACCCAAAACACATCTTCAGAAAGTGCCAGCCAGAAACCATCTTCCAGTGCTAGTCAAGGCCCATTATTGGGAAGTACCAGTGAAGGATCACTTACTGATTTGGCTTCCCCAGACACAG GTATGGTAGAATTACAGCAGTCCAAAAACAAGATATCACTTTCATGTGATGTCTCATCACACAAGTTCACACAAGGTACCCCAGCAACTGCCATTACAGCTACTAACTTAGGCAAAAGCACCACAGAAAAGCTGAGTGGGACAGGCAAACAGCAGAACCTGACTATCAATGTAATATCAGCTGCGAACATCAACCGCTTTGGAAATGCTAGCACAACTTCTGCCAAA GGGTCAAAAAAGTCGCGGTCAAAATCAAAAGTGGTGGAAGCAGCAGCTGTTTCAACATCTCAAACAGTTCCTGTATCAAATACTCCACCAACTCAACAAGTTGAGGAATTGATGAACCAGACCTCCAG GGGTAGCTCTCATGGGACTTCAACTGCAGTATCATCTGGTGCCATGTTACTTCCAAAAAGTTTGCCAACCACTCAGGTTCAGTCCAGCCCCTCCCTTCTTTGGCCACCAGTATCAGGTACTGGTTCACAGATTTGTCCCAATGTTGTGGTGACAAACCTTATGCATAATGTGCAGCAGCAACCTGCAAGGCTTCAGCTAATTCAGCCAGTACCCACTTtatatcctccaccaccaccatatccagaGCATCTTAAGACATTGAGGGCTGTACAACCATCTCTcaatcagtattatagtgttgttCAGCAAGGGACATTGAATGGAATGCCGACCATTTCCAGTGTGCAACCAGGATCCCAAGTGCAACAAATACAAACCCAATCACCTCAGCTTGATCAGCAGCATCAGATAGTTTCAGTACAGCAGCAACCATCTTTACAACAGCCACATCAGCAGGTTCAACAtttgaccatacaaccacaaaCACAGCATGCCAGTAGTCATCAATTAACACAGTCGTCTCAGCAACCACAGTTGCAACAACTAATGcaacaacatcaccagcagcaattGCTACAGCAGCAACATAGGACAAGCAAACAAG GTGCTGTTGTCAGTGTTGGCAGTGTAATTCAAGTGAAGACTCCGTCGACAAATGAAGGCATTGTCACTCCAGGTTGTAACTTATATGCACCTGCAAAGAAAATAACCCAAACTGAACAAGGGGATGTGCATACCACCATATCTCAATCAGGTAGTAAGGGGAGCAAGACAGGACACCAGTCTCATCTGCTGGTTAGTGCTACCCCTGCTCCCACCTTAGGTGGTGCAATTGCTCGTTCAGCTCACCCTGCTCAGCCACCACCTTGTGTAGTGTCCAagtcagtatgtggcagtaattCAGGAACAGAACCACTTAGAACACTGCAACCAACAATGCCAGTGACTGCTCCTGTAAATGCACCTTCAATGACTGTCTTAGAGATACCAGGGCAGCCTACAACAACCCGACTCAATGCTTCCCAGGAATCACCAATAGACTTTTCAGGAGGAGGCAGAAGTAAAGTTGTAGCAAGCACAACTAACTTAGCCATATTGTCACAG